From a single Silene latifolia isolate original U9 population chromosome 6, ASM4854445v1, whole genome shotgun sequence genomic region:
- the LOC141588190 gene encoding uncharacterized protein LOC141588190: protein MYDALLLKLQALAVQRIQAQCVAKGKFSLAKAYHVLRDTFPARAVYKAIHNGTMVPRHRVTTMMAVQHKLATVDQLIVRGMYLVNRCSLCKHEAESSEHLFFKCSYSAALLSAVKRWIGLNSSAKDLASLLLWTNCRSKRKHWKNKWIRCSLGCLVSALWTERNLRIFEGKERTAPLLLKDIVYTVTTLLLHTVNENVYMAVVDALNERSIVLSD from the exons ATGTATGATGCTCTTCTTCTCAAGCTTCAGGCTTTAGCAG TACAAAGAATTCAGGCTCAATGTGTTGCTAAGGGTAAGTTTTCTCTGGCCAAAGCTTATCATGTTTTACGAGATACCTTCCCAGCTCGGGCAGTGTACAAGGCTATCCATAATGGTACAATGGTGCCTAGACATAGAGTAACAACTATGATGGCTGTCCAGCATAAGTTAGCCACTGTAGATCAGTTAATTGtcagaggtatgtatctagtgaACCGGTGCAGCTTGTGTAAGCATGAGGCAGAGAGTTCAGAGCATCTGTTCTTCAAGTGCTCTTATTCTGCTGCACTTTTATCTGCTGTTAAGAGGTGGATAGGTCTGAATTCTAGTGCCAAAGACCTTGCTTCTCTCCTTCTATGGACGAATTGTCGTAGCAAAAGGAAGCACTGGAAGAATAAATGGATTAGATGCAGTCTTGGCTGCCTTGTATCTGCACTTTGGACTGAACGAAACCTCAGAATTTTTGAGGGTAAAGAACGAACTGCTCCTCTTCTACTCAAAGATATCGTGTACACTGTGACTACTCTTTTGCTCCATACGGTTAATGAAAATGTATATATGGCTGTGGTAGATGCTTTGAATGAGAGATCTATTGTTTTGTCGGATTAA